taagcagcggcgctggcttCCTTGTTGTGCACGGTGCTGCGACGGACAGCTCGTGGCACCAGATTTCCCGCTGGGTGGTGAAGACGGGACGGGGCACTGTGAATCACAGATGCTGCACGGGGGTAGAGTGGGCATCCCGTGTCACATTCAAACACAGTGCGTCCCGCAGGTGTACGGCCACGGAGATAGATCTCGCTTTCTCTTTTTCTGTTACATACGCTTCGATTTacatgcacacgcaggcacaaaAATAAACGTGGCCCATACAATTCCAAGGCGTCCCACACAACCTGATTCCTTCGCCGCCTCTTTTTCCATTCTTGTTGGCGTTGTGTAGATGGTTAGAACCCGAGAGGCAACGCGCCAAACGCAAAAATAAAATATCTCGATTACCTCGGGCACCGTCAGACATGTTTTACCTGATGTGTCGCTGGGGTGCGCGACGGTTTGCGCAAACGCGCTTTGGGTTGCAGTTGGCAATCCTCTCAACGGACTGCCCCGAGTGACGACCTGCGCGACTGGCTTCTGCTCTGTGTTTTCCTTGTCCTCTCTTTCCATTGATTCGGCACTGGAGTGTTGCATTGGGCTGTCATTCTGCGCATTGATTCTCTCGCGCTCCCTCTTGTCTACCCTTCGGTCCGCGCTTGTGCTTCTCTGACGTCGATGTCGTCGATTTCCTTTCTTTCTTGCATGACATAGATGGAAGTATCGTCTTCCTAGGTAGCGGTAGTATACACTTAATGAAGTAGAAACGATCACGTCACGATGTCAGCTATGGACGTTGGGTGTGCCTCGGCTCGGGTACTTAGCTACAACTTCAACATCCTTCCTCGAGGGAGCGGCGGGTATCAGCATGAGCGGATCGAAACCTTTCTTGCTAGCGTCGACGCGTACGATGTGGTGCTCCTGCAGGAGGTATATGCGACGAGCTACTTTCCTTACTTAATGCAGAAGCAGCTATGCTATCAGAAGATGCTTCTGGATGGACTCGAGGCAAAGGGGTTTCACCACTACGTGATTTCGCGACAGCCATCCTACCTGACCATGCTGCGGTATAACGTCTGCTCTGACAACGGCCTCATCATCGCCTCGCGGTTTCCAGTGTGGCACCGCGGCTCCTATACATTTCGAAACCGCGAGCGCGGAGAGGCAACGGTCAGTAAAGGGTGTCTGTTTGCCGAAGTCGAGGTCCCCGCTACGCAGGGTAAGGGCAGCCAGCGTATTGTCTTCTTCAATGTGCATCTGCGCCCAGAGGACAACCTACCGTCTGAATCGTCGCAGATGCAGCAGGTACATCGCTTTGTGGTGGCGGCCCTTGCCCAGGTGCGGGAGCAGCACACGGAGGGCGATGGaccggcggcgctgcggcagagggGGGCCGAGGTGCCGTTCATCATCGCCGGTGACTTCAACATCCACGGCATCGACCCGTTGAACGGGCATCCTTCAAAGAGGTTCCAGGAGATGCTGAACCAGTTTCAGGACATTGGGTCTGTGCGGGATGTCATTTACGATGAGACAGGACAGAACCCACCGACTCGCCCGCCCATTCTGTTCTTTCCAGAGTTGTCGAAGCTGGAGCGCTACGAATCGACGCCACAGCGACAGGACTACTTCCTGGCGACGACATGCATTCAGGTGGAGATGCCGCGCCTGGAGAAGTACGTGGTGAGCAGCCGCCGCCCGTACACGTACTTGTCGGACCACTTTGGTATTACGTGCCGTGTGACGCTGGCGCTGAACCCGAGCGTCAGCTTCCAAGGGCGCTCGCTCGTGCGTCTCAACTTTTCCTCTCTCGTCGAGGCAGCCAACCACGAGCACTCAAATCCGTCGTCGGATGCGCGGCTTGAGGCGGTTCTCATCGCTGCGTTTGTGTGGTGGCTCTTCTCCTTCAGTTTCATGTCGCTGGTGCTGTGCGCTGCACTCGCTTGGTTCGTACGCTGGGCTCAGAACTACAGCGCCTCACCGGTGCTGAGTGAGCCGCCTCTTCTGACGATGGAGGCGCTcaaagagaagggggaaaTGTGCTTCGTTAACAAGACGCTCAACCCTCTCGCGGGCGTGCGGACACTCGGGGAAATGTGGGAGCGCAGTGTGACTCGCTTCCGAACGTTCAAGTGCCTCGGCACCACCAGCGAGCTCGGGGAGCCGGAGTGGATGACGTATGGCACGGTAGACATCCGTGCGCGGGAGCTCGGTGCTGGCCTCTTGGAAATGGGCTTTCGCGCTGGCGATCTGATCGGCGTGGCGTGCGAGCCATGCCGGAACATCATTATTCTCGAAGTGGCGTGCGCCTTGTACGGCTTCACTACGGTGCCGTTGGCAGGTAAGCGCAGTACAATGAGTGCTCTGCTGGACCGCCACAAGATtcgtgtcgccgtcgcggacCGCAGCTCCGTGGCGATGCTTCTCACGTGCCGCTCCACCAAACTCGAGGCCATCATGTACACCAGTGCCTTCGCCGATGAGGACGATCATGCAACGGCGAAGGATCTGAACATCCGGCTCATCCCGTTTGAGTTCGTTGAGCAGAAGGGGCGACTGTGCCCGGTCGCACCACCGAAGGAGCACGTGACGACGGACTCCGTGTTCACGTATACAATGGACAACACGAACAGTTTGGCGAGTGATGACGGgagtgcgctgctgccggtgcgtcACTCCAGTGTCCTGTACGATCTGAGCTTGCTGCTGATGACGGGCGTGCTTCCCTCGTCGTTCAAGGGAGAGTCAATGGTGTGGTTCAGTccgatggcgctgctcttTCATCGCGTGTGCGTACTTGGGATGCTGAGCCAGGGCAACGCCATTGCTACCGTGGACGCGGCTCACCTGCAGGAGGCCTTCGTGAAGTTTCAACCTACTCTCTTGGTCACCTCCCCGACTCTCTTCAGCACGAGCCGCTTGCAGCTCAgccgcgcgcagcgccggcacagcGCTGTGTACAACTGGCTCTTCAACCGTACCTTTCAGCTGCGCTCGCGTCTCATCCACATTAAGCGGCAGGACAGCTCCCTTCTCCGCTTCATCTTTTTCCGCGCCTTCCAGGAGCAGCTAGGCGGGCGCGTGCGCAAGATAATTTTGAGTGTCTCGCAGGAGAGCACCGCGTTCAGTCTACTGGAGCACGTCAGTGTGTGCTACGTGCCGCTGGTATGTGAGGTGAGCTACCTAAACTGCttcggcgtgtgcgcgatcGACGGCACGCCAGTGCCCTCGTTGCAGGTTGACTTGGAGCCGATCAGCGACCTCTCGGACAGCGCCGGTATCGGTCAACTGGCCATCACCAAGAAAGGCGAGCCGCGCAGGCGCCTCAAGATCGCGGCGCAGTGGAAGCGCGATGGTACGGCTAAGTTTCTTGGGGAACCGCTGGGCATCCTCTGGCCAGTTGCCTATCAGTATGCGATTGCGGCAGAGCTGGAGCGCATTTTTTCCGTCTCACGGTACATCAACGCCATCTTTGTCTACTGTGACCCGCTGAAGCCGATCATCGCTGTTGTGTACCCGAACCGCGACACGATCGAGTTTGAGTGGCGCCAGTCccactgctgcgacggccCCGTACGGCAGCTCGGCTGGACAGAGTTGGTTGCGTATGCCACGTCAATAATCACGGCCGACCTTGCTAGCATCGCTggagaggagcagctgcacccaTCACAGGTTCCCGAGTTTGTGCACCTTCATCCGCACGCGTTCAGTGACCACAGCACCTTTCTCACCCCTTTTGGCAAGATTCGTCGCGACGCCGTTCACAAGTACTTCGGCTCTGTGTTTGAAAAGCTATACAGCGGTGTCGCCACCTCGCCGATTGCCGCGCTCGGCGCGGACTTGCAAGAGGATGTGAGTGACATTGAGAGCAGTGGCACGAAGCTAGGCTCGATTTTCGATTTTGATCTGCGAGTGCCCGTCACCATCGACATTGGGGGCACATTTGCGAAGATTGCGTTTATCATGCCGCCCACGAAAGGCGGGTTTCCGGCGTTTCCATCCATCATTCACgaggcgtcgtcgctgtcagAGAAGTTGGGGCTGCGCAcctttcattttttttcggaTGAGGAAGCAGCCGAGAGCGAGTTGCATACACGCACCCACTCGCGCGTCGGCACGCTCCGTTTCTTAAAGATCCCTTCCCAGCAGGTCCCGCAGTTTGCTGATTACCTCGCCGGTTCCCACGCCATCAACAACTTCAAGCCGCAATACACCACTAAGGTGCGTGctaccggcggcggcgcgttCAAGTATGCTTCGGTGGCGCGAAGCGTTCTGGGCATTGAGTTCGATGTGGTGAAGGAGATGGACGCCGTGGTGAAGGGTCTCAACCTGGTTCTCCGCGTCGCACCCGAGTCCGTCTTCACGGTGGATCCGAGCACCGGCGTCCACCACCCACATCAGCTTGTGAGCAACGGGGATGGCTTCTCGCCGTTTCCGTATCTGCTCATCAACATAGGGTCTGGTATCTCCTTTATCAAGTGTACCGGCGCCGACGGctcgcatgtgcgtgtgggcggcTCACCCATTGGTGGTGCTACGTTCTGGGGCCTCATTCGCACGATGACAAATCTCACGTCgtgggaggaggtgatggagaTTATGCGGCTGGACGGTCCGGGCGACAACAAGAACATCGA
Above is a window of Leishmania mexicana MHOM/GT/2001/U1103 complete genome, chromosome 28 DNA encoding:
- a CDS encoding putative pantothenate kinase subunit → MSAMDVGCASARVLSYNFNILPRGSGGYQHERIETFLASVDAYDVVLLQEVYATSYFPYLMQKQLCYQKMLLDGLEAKGFHHYVISRQPSYLTMLRYNVCSDNGLIIASRFPVWHRGSYTFRNRERGEATVSKGCLFAEVEVPATQGKGSQRIVFFNVHLRPEDNLPSESSQMQQVHRFVVAALAQVREQHTEGDGPAALRQRGAEVPFIIAGDFNIHGIDPLNGHPSKRFQEMLNQFQDIGSVRDVIYDETGQNPPTRPPILFFPELSKLERYESTPQRQDYFLATTCIQVEMPRLEKYVVSSRRPYTYLSDHFGITCRVTLALNPSVSFQGRSLVRLNFSSLVEAANHEHSNPSSDARLEAVLIAAFVWWLFSFSFMSLVLCAALAWFVRWAQNYSASPVLSEPPLLTMEALKEKGEMCFVNKTLNPLAGVRTLGEMWERSVTRFRTFKCLGTTSELGEPEWMTYGTVDIRARELGAGLLEMGFRAGDLIGVACEPCRNIIILEVACALYGFTTVPLAGKRSTMSALLDRHKIRVAVADRSSVAMLLTCRSTKLEAIMYTSAFADEDDHATAKDLNIRLIPFEFVEQKGRLCPVAPPKEHVTTDSVFTYTMDNTNSLASDDGSALLPVRHSSVLYDLSLLLMTGVLPSSFKGESMVWFSPMALLFHRVCVLGMLSQGNAIATVDAAHLQEAFVKFQPTLLVTSPTLFSTSRLQLSRAQRRHSAVYNWLFNRTFQLRSRLIHIKRQDSSLLRFIFFRAFQEQLGGRVRKIILSVSQESTAFSLLEHVSVCYVPLVCEVSYLNCFGVCAIDGTPVPSLQVDLEPISDLSDSAGIGQLAITKKGEPRRRLKIAAQWKRDGTAKFLGEPLGILWPVAYQYAIAAELERIFSVSRYINAIFVYCDPLKPIIAVVYPNRDTIEFEWRQSHCCDGPVRQLGWTELVAYATSIITADLASIAGEEQLHPSQVPEFVHLHPHAFSDHSTFLTPFGKIRRDAVHKYFGSVFEKLYSGVATSPIAALGADLQEDVSDIESSGTKLGSIFDFDLRVPVTIDIGGTFAKIAFIMPPTKGGFPAFPSIIHEASSLSEKLGLRTFHFFSDEEAAESELHTRTHSRVGTLRFLKIPSQQVPQFADYLAGSHAINNFKPQYTTKVRATGGGAFKYASVARSVLGIEFDVVKEMDAVVKGLNLVLRVAPESVFTVDPSTGVHHPHQLVSNGDGFSPFPYLLINIGSGISFIKCTGADGSHVRVGGSPIGGATFWGLIRTMTNLTSWEEVMEIMRLDGPGDNKNIDLLVGDIYGYNAKDLPAMLSSETVASTFGKLGTERFYDMKRSVCTAHFADDDAAGEILSPKALKTPSVISELPVRNGTKVASAIDIVRSLLNMISSNVTQLAYLHARLHGVPNIFFAGGFVRDNAMIWSLISTTMKYWSSGECHAHFLEHDGYLGALGCAILDPHGDAAKEDQ